In one window of Leptospira sp. WS92.C1 DNA:
- a CDS encoding YncE family protein, whose amino-acid sequence MQKLRTGLLIVIFILGFSNSARDKMEPSKPKNPIESIEALQFDKSESKFGSYSFLVDRKNLIYMTLSKGGEYIDLNYRENVPIKFLLFDTQKGKYSFLKIDFKKIMKFFPEEFANRKNLFYLSLIRYVPGDDTIVLSVQQSYQDVAFKKESYFLFRWNLTEEKPFGSRIKFEYPEKNIYTPIGLDPEATEFYFFNIATQKIRFFSMDLKNWKLKSDFEFDREAGKRAEAMNIYHFSSLDSKYFFFAEYEEIVNVPVKGYIVDLERNLVKTIPIQRTCYGAAFSSDNQYLYMGSNQTGIIQKYEMKSQKVIQTAKSHPGIHKILYQPKGELFVFASNASRHPGLEVFSAATLKKKYETNIVAWIETYEKDFFHPESVIFNQDFSEMYYEYTPQENKIRTKTGGLTVKEDNLLHVLKFKFQTE is encoded by the coding sequence ATGCAAAAGTTAAGAACCGGTTTATTGATTGTTATTTTTATCCTGGGATTTTCCAATTCTGCTCGGGACAAGATGGAGCCAAGCAAACCAAAAAATCCAATCGAATCCATAGAAGCATTACAATTTGATAAGTCGGAAAGCAAATTTGGATCGTATTCATTTTTAGTGGATCGAAAAAATTTAATTTATATGACATTGTCGAAGGGGGGAGAATATATCGATTTAAATTATCGTGAAAATGTTCCCATAAAATTCCTGCTCTTTGATACACAAAAGGGGAAATATTCTTTTTTAAAAATAGATTTCAAAAAGATAATGAAATTTTTCCCGGAAGAGTTTGCAAATCGAAAAAACTTATTTTATCTTTCTTTGATTCGTTATGTTCCTGGAGACGACACGATCGTTTTATCCGTGCAACAATCGTATCAAGATGTTGCTTTTAAAAAAGAGTCATATTTTTTATTTCGTTGGAATTTAACCGAAGAAAAACCTTTCGGATCGAGGATTAAATTTGAATATCCTGAAAAGAATATTTATACTCCGATCGGTTTAGATCCGGAAGCGACTGAGTTCTATTTTTTTAATATCGCTACTCAGAAGATTCGATTTTTTAGTATGGATCTGAAAAATTGGAAATTAAAATCGGATTTTGAATTTGATCGAGAGGCGGGCAAACGCGCCGAAGCAATGAATATTTATCATTTTTCAAGCCTAGATTCCAAGTATTTCTTCTTTGCGGAATACGAAGAAATTGTAAACGTTCCGGTAAAGGGATACATCGTCGATCTGGAAAGAAATTTAGTAAAAACAATTCCGATTCAAAGAACTTGTTATGGAGCCGCTTTTAGCTCGGACAATCAGTATCTGTATATGGGAAGCAATCAAACCGGGATCATACAAAAATACGAGATGAAAAGTCAAAAAGTGATTCAGACAGCTAAGTCTCATCCTGGAATTCACAAAATTCTATACCAACCAAAGGGAGAATTGTTTGTATTTGCTAGTAATGCGAGCAGACATCCGGGTTTGGAAGTTTTTTCAGCCGCTACGTTAAAAAAAAAGTATGAGACAAATATTGTGGCATGGATCGAAACGTATGAAAAAGATTTTTTTCATCCCGAGAGCGTTATCTTCAATCAGGATTTCTCGGAAATGTATTACGAATACACTCCTCAGGAGAATAAGATTCGAACTAAAACGGGGGGATTGACCGTAAAGGAAGACAATTTATTGCACGTATTAAAATTTAAATTTCAAACCGAATAA
- a CDS encoding IS4 family transposase — translation MITKHWSSTLETDLDWIEEEFLSLSLGDKRLNKRLKKIIGSMCNQTGSSLPDVFGNWSGTKAAYRFFSNPKVSPDEIIAPHSRATKKRLEKQETILVLSDTTEIYYRNRNRIEGLGPMNSNLDQGLLLHPSIAFTTDGIPLGILDFKMWARLKLGSKHLPRDVRKRTPIENKESIKWIQGYRTTCEFSKESDAKYIFICDREADIFELFQEHIEVGENAPDLLIRAVYDRKIEGGDYSWSYLETLEPVDIYTISVPRKKGKKARDAKIELRFEKLSIKPPRYKKLENIDMYAVSATEIDGSEDETIQWKFLTTIPIRTSEDAKNVISYYKSRWGIEVYFKILKSGCAIESTQFKFGDRFKACIAISAIVSWRVMMLTFLGRNVPGLKASIMFEPFEWKGAYCRLYETPQPPKQEPDLGTVLEWIAKLGGHLGRKSDSPPGPLTIFKGLMRVIDLGFMFKLLTQDLTCG, via the coding sequence ATGATCACTAAACATTGGAGTAGTACTCTCGAAACGGATTTAGATTGGATTGAAGAAGAATTTCTGTCTCTTAGCTTGGGGGACAAGAGACTTAATAAACGATTAAAGAAAATTATCGGATCGATGTGTAACCAAACGGGCTCAAGCCTACCTGATGTTTTTGGTAATTGGTCGGGAACAAAAGCCGCCTATCGTTTTTTCTCGAACCCGAAAGTATCTCCGGATGAAATTATTGCTCCACATTCCAGAGCGACTAAAAAGCGTCTTGAAAAACAAGAAACGATTTTGGTGTTAAGCGACACAACGGAAATTTATTATCGAAATAGAAACCGAATCGAAGGTTTAGGGCCGATGAATTCCAACTTGGATCAGGGGCTTCTTTTACATCCTTCAATTGCATTTACCACAGACGGAATCCCTTTAGGAATTTTAGATTTTAAAATGTGGGCTCGCTTGAAATTAGGCTCTAAACATTTACCAAGAGATGTAAGAAAGAGAACTCCTATTGAAAATAAGGAAAGTATAAAGTGGATTCAAGGCTACAGAACAACATGCGAATTTTCTAAAGAATCCGATGCAAAATACATATTCATCTGTGATAGAGAAGCAGATATTTTCGAACTATTTCAAGAACATATAGAGGTAGGAGAAAACGCTCCAGATCTGCTTATACGTGCGGTTTATGACAGAAAGATCGAGGGCGGTGATTATTCTTGGTCCTATCTTGAAACCTTAGAGCCGGTTGATATATATACAATCTCTGTTCCAAGAAAGAAAGGAAAGAAAGCAAGAGACGCTAAAATCGAGCTTCGATTTGAAAAATTATCAATAAAGCCCCCTCGATATAAAAAATTGGAAAATATAGATATGTATGCGGTATCCGCAACTGAGATTGACGGATCAGAAGACGAAACAATTCAGTGGAAATTTTTAACAACAATTCCAATTAGAACTTCTGAAGATGCGAAGAACGTAATCTCTTACTATAAAAGTCGTTGGGGAATCGAAGTCTATTTCAAGATATTAAAATCTGGATGTGCAATCGAATCCACTCAATTCAAATTTGGCGATCGATTCAAGGCTTGTATTGCCATTAGCGCAATCGTCTCTTGGCGCGTAATGATGTTAACATTCTTAGGAAGGAATGTCCCCGGATTAAAAGCTTCCATCATGTTTGAACCATTTGAATGGAAAGGCGCTTACTGCCGACTTTACGAAACTCCTCAACCACCAAAACAAGAACCTGATTTAGGCACTGTTTTAGAATGGATTGCAAAGTTAGGCGGACACTTAGGGCGGAAATCAGACTCACCGCCTGGACCTCTCACAATATTCAAAGGATTAATGAGAGTTATAGATCTCGGATTTATGTTTAAATTACTCACGCAGGATTTAACTTGTGGGTAA
- a CDS encoding glutathione S-transferase family protein, with protein MIKLHGASISNYVNKVKLGILEKGLEYEQIRVAPSQEEEFLKISPMGKIPVLEIDGRFVFESTAILEFLDDFYPETPRLIPNDPWEAARIREITTLIENYLDIPARRIYLLSSRGKDVPPGLAEEIHPILTKGVKALQRVVRFSPYIAGDRFTLADCSAFANLTVIEESLRPFYPTDHPLDLLSGLKEYFTFMKSQKGPALVEKEKQTLFKILARAKVKVE; from the coding sequence ATGATCAAACTTCACGGCGCGAGCATCAGCAATTATGTAAATAAAGTAAAACTCGGAATTTTGGAAAAAGGATTGGAATACGAACAAATCCGTGTGGCTCCCTCCCAAGAGGAAGAGTTTTTAAAAATCAGCCCGATGGGAAAAATTCCGGTTTTGGAAATCGATGGCAGATTCGTTTTTGAATCCACCGCGATTTTAGAATTCTTAGACGATTTCTATCCGGAAACTCCTAGGCTCATCCCGAACGATCCTTGGGAGGCGGCGAGAATTCGGGAAATCACAACGCTGATCGAAAACTATTTGGACATTCCCGCCAGAAGAATCTATCTCTTATCATCCAGAGGAAAGGACGTTCCGCCGGGACTTGCCGAAGAGATTCATCCGATTTTAACAAAAGGGGTCAAGGCTTTGCAAAGAGTCGTACGATTTTCACCCTATATAGCAGGAGATCGGTTTACTCTAGCGGATTGTTCCGCGTTTGCAAATCTAACCGTGATCGAAGAAAGTCTCCGACCATTCTATCCGACCGATCATCCCTTGGATTTGTTATCCGGTTTGAAGGAATACTTTACATTTATGAAATCCCAAAAAGGTCCGGCCTTGGTGGAAAAAGAAAAACAAACTCTGTTCAAGATCCTTGCGAGAGCCAAAGTAAAAGTAGAATGA
- a CDS encoding M3 family metallopeptidase — protein sequence MLPEFKADQPELTKNAILQKIKTIREELRILLEKKDRTYDTVIRPLNDLIQEMQIQFTVLSHLNSVKNSKEIQALYTEILPEITAFYSDLGQNEELNRAYQEILENESDTLNGPRKKVLQDSIIQFKLSGIGLPEKTKKKIQEIQIQLSDLDNQFSQNLLDATNAYELVLDQPEDVEGIPKSDLGSAKTEDGRYKFTLQMPSYIAYMTHGPNRSIRETLYKAYTTRAPQNGILIEKILALKNELAHLLGYPNYVELSLATKVADSGATVLKFLRDLAKQAKPIARKEFEDLEKFAQTLSIDSLQAYDTAFVSEKLMKSRFDFDEERTRPYFEKEKVVSGTFQFLQQLLGLEFKKTSAEVWEEKVQVYDLYKDGILLSRLYLDLEARKDKQGGAWMNNWYSRNRIAGREILPSAFVVCNFPVSTATAPSLLKHSDVVTFFHEMGHALHHLCTKIEEPPVSGINGVEWDAVEFPSQFLENFATEASVLKIFGKHYETGETIPDSMIEKLKETKNFLSAMGIVRQLEFSLFDILIHEKKHTEAEVHSILQEVRKEVSVVIPPDYNRFQNGFAHIFSGGYAAGYYSYKWAEVMSADAFFAFVEKGVFDRNLSSAYFREILEKGGSENAMVLFKRFLGREPEVGSLLKLYGLKAA from the coding sequence ATGTTACCAGAATTCAAAGCAGATCAACCCGAACTTACTAAAAACGCCATTCTCCAAAAAATCAAAACCATTCGCGAAGAACTTCGGATACTTCTCGAAAAAAAAGATCGAACATACGATACCGTCATCCGTCCTTTGAACGATCTCATTCAGGAAATGCAGATCCAATTTACCGTTTTATCCCATCTCAACAGCGTCAAAAATTCCAAAGAAATCCAAGCGCTTTATACGGAAATACTTCCGGAAATCACCGCGTTTTATTCCGATCTGGGACAGAATGAGGAATTGAATCGTGCGTATCAGGAAATCCTCGAAAACGAAAGCGACACGTTAAACGGTCCTCGAAAAAAAGTACTGCAAGATTCTATCATACAGTTCAAGTTGAGCGGGATCGGACTTCCGGAAAAAACCAAAAAAAAAATCCAAGAGATCCAGATTCAACTTTCCGATTTGGACAATCAGTTTTCGCAAAACCTTTTGGATGCGACGAACGCATACGAACTCGTCTTGGATCAACCCGAGGATGTAGAAGGAATTCCGAAATCGGATCTCGGTTCCGCAAAGACGGAAGACGGCAGATACAAATTCACTCTACAGATGCCGAGTTATATCGCCTATATGACCCACGGTCCAAATCGTTCCATTCGAGAAACATTATATAAGGCTTATACTACCAGAGCTCCTCAGAACGGAATTTTGATCGAAAAAATTCTCGCATTAAAAAACGAACTCGCTCATCTTCTCGGATATCCTAATTACGTGGAATTGTCTTTGGCAACCAAGGTCGCGGATTCCGGAGCGACGGTTCTCAAATTTTTGAGAGATCTTGCAAAACAGGCCAAACCGATCGCCCGGAAGGAATTTGAGGATCTCGAAAAATTTGCCCAAACTCTCTCGATCGATTCTCTGCAGGCGTATGACACCGCGTTTGTGAGCGAGAAATTGATGAAATCCAGATTCGACTTTGACGAGGAGCGGACACGTCCGTATTTTGAAAAAGAAAAAGTGGTTTCCGGAACATTCCAATTCTTGCAACAACTTTTGGGGCTGGAATTCAAAAAGACTTCCGCAGAGGTTTGGGAGGAGAAGGTTCAGGTTTACGATCTTTATAAGGACGGAATTCTTCTTTCCCGTTTGTATCTGGATCTGGAAGCCCGCAAGGACAAACAAGGCGGGGCCTGGATGAACAACTGGTATTCCAGAAACCGGATCGCGGGTCGAGAAATTCTTCCCAGTGCGTTTGTGGTCTGTAACTTTCCGGTTTCCACCGCGACGGCTCCTTCGCTTTTGAAACACAGCGACGTAGTCACGTTTTTTCACGAGATGGGTCACGCTCTACATCATCTCTGTACAAAGATCGAAGAACCTCCCGTGAGTGGAATCAACGGTGTGGAATGGGATGCGGTGGAATTTCCCTCTCAGTTTTTGGAAAACTTTGCGACCGAAGCCTCCGTATTAAAAATATTCGGAAAACATTATGAAACCGGAGAAACCATCCCGGATTCGATGATCGAAAAACTGAAAGAGACAAAGAACTTTTTATCCGCTATGGGAATCGTAAGACAACTCGAGTTTTCTCTTTTCGATATTCTTATCCACGAAAAAAAACATACGGAAGCGGAAGTGCATTCCATTCTCCAAGAAGTGAGAAAGGAAGTATCGGTCGTGATTCCGCCGGATTACAATCGGTTTCAAAACGGATTTGCACATATTTTTTCCGGAGGTTATGCCGCGGGGTATTACAGTTATAAATGGGCCGAGGTCATGAGCGCAGACGCGTTTTTCGCATTTGTGGAAAAAGGTGTTTTTGATCGGAATTTAAGCTCGGCTTACTTTCGGGAAATTTTGGAGAAAGGGGGAAGCGAGAATGCGATGGTTCTTTTTAAAAGATTTTTAGGCAGAGAACCGGAAGTGGGTTCTCTTCTCAAGCTCTACGGGCTCAAAGCCGCGTAA
- a CDS encoding MaoC family dehydratase produces the protein MTKVPNKPFAEIAPNTPVSKDQVKRNIYGRYLEEFTEGEIFEHPREITIDRAFAQEFATTFMDANPLFLSAAYAQAHGFQDMLVSSLQVFNIALSLGVQNDSEKALANLGYYNVQFLKPVYPGDTLSAKTKILKIDDKGSDKPGIVSVRTICINQKKELVLQYERKIMIYQSNGKPKGNPKPVIKETFFPETDAPVIELPSLKFPTEFKSSTWSDTYFENFKPGQIYIHQNGRTITDEHFPWTYRVGNTHPLHYDKLYSAGISGPMGGEPVVYGGLVFAWLCGMASRDITENMIWDLGFTEGYHTQPSFSGDTVTAITRILSVEDRGTDFGIPAGAVHLQIIGLKNIKANDAFDKFGEDLFLKENDKKKHGKEKLAEKIFEIERKILVKKKG, from the coding sequence ATGACCAAAGTTCCAAACAAACCCTTTGCTGAAATCGCCCCCAACACACCCGTATCCAAGGATCAGGTAAAACGAAATATTTACGGAAGATATTTAGAAGAATTTACCGAAGGGGAAATTTTCGAACACCCAAGAGAGATCACAATCGATCGAGCTTTCGCACAGGAATTTGCAACTACGTTTATGGATGCAAACCCGCTCTTTCTTTCCGCCGCGTATGCGCAGGCTCACGGATTTCAAGACATGCTCGTTTCCTCTCTTCAAGTTTTTAACATAGCGCTTTCTCTCGGAGTTCAAAACGATTCAGAAAAAGCTCTTGCAAATCTCGGTTATTACAACGTCCAATTTTTAAAGCCTGTTTATCCCGGCGATACTCTTTCCGCAAAAACAAAAATTCTGAAAATTGACGACAAGGGATCGGATAAACCCGGAATCGTAAGCGTCCGTACGATCTGCATCAATCAAAAGAAAGAATTGGTTCTTCAATACGAAAGAAAGATCATGATCTATCAATCCAACGGAAAACCGAAAGGAAATCCAAAACCGGTAATAAAGGAAACTTTTTTTCCCGAAACCGATGCCCCCGTGATCGAACTCCCTTCTCTCAAGTTTCCAACCGAGTTCAAATCCTCCACTTGGTCCGATACCTATTTTGAAAATTTCAAACCGGGTCAGATCTATATCCACCAAAACGGAAGAACGATTACGGACGAACATTTTCCATGGACTTACAGAGTCGGAAACACCCACCCTCTTCACTATGATAAACTTTATTCCGCGGGAATCTCGGGACCGATGGGCGGTGAACCCGTAGTTTACGGAGGACTCGTATTCGCATGGTTATGCGGAATGGCCTCCAGAGATATTACGGAAAATATGATCTGGGATCTCGGATTTACGGAAGGATATCACACACAACCGTCTTTTAGCGGAGATACTGTCACGGCGATCACGAGAATTCTTTCCGTGGAAGATCGTGGAACCGACTTCGGAATTCCGGCGGGCGCGGTTCATCTTCAGATCATCGGTCTCAAAAACATCAAAGCGAACGATGCGTTTGATAAATTTGGGGAAGATCTATTTTTAAAAGAAAACGATAAGAAAAAACACGGGAAGGAAAAACTTGCCGAAAAGATTTTCGAAATCGAAAGAAAAATTTTAGTAAAAAAGAAAGGTTAA
- a CDS encoding zinc-binding dehydrogenase: MKRIVFKKKNVLEWENVAEPTIRGTDQAIVKPIAVSRCDLDIPILQGHTLMRPGFPIGHEFVGEIEETSPEIATQYPKGTKVIIPFQISCGLCPDCAGGHSKACTSVSPMSHYGMGSSAKEFGGALSEKIWIPYAKQMLIPLPQGLDPIALAGISDNIVEAWKLVGQWLEKKPNSPVMILGGFASSISLYSASLAVGMGSSEVLFLDNDPERLKIADSLGATAVSYSTLPKSWEKKFPLIADCHGLKEGLDFSLRSLSTEGIYGSASIFWTNKLEIPYLELYNTGSTLKIGRVDSREHIPKILNKISEKKIEPEKVVTQTCSFEEAIDAWMEPAVKLVVKMDS, translated from the coding sequence ATGAAACGAATCGTATTCAAAAAGAAAAATGTATTAGAGTGGGAAAACGTCGCTGAACCTACAATCCGCGGAACCGATCAAGCGATCGTAAAACCGATCGCGGTCTCGCGTTGCGATCTGGACATTCCGATCCTCCAGGGGCATACTTTGATGCGTCCCGGATTTCCGATCGGTCACGAATTTGTAGGCGAGATCGAAGAAACCAGTCCCGAAATCGCAACTCAATATCCCAAAGGAACCAAGGTCATCATTCCATTCCAGATTTCCTGCGGGCTTTGTCCCGATTGTGCTGGAGGACATTCTAAAGCTTGTACTTCAGTTTCTCCTATGAGCCATTACGGGATGGGGTCTTCCGCAAAGGAATTCGGAGGGGCTCTTTCGGAAAAAATTTGGATTCCTTACGCAAAACAAATGCTCATTCCCTTACCTCAAGGACTCGATCCGATCGCACTTGCCGGAATCAGCGATAATATCGTCGAAGCCTGGAAGCTCGTTGGCCAATGGTTAGAGAAAAAACCGAATTCTCCCGTAATGATTCTCGGCGGCTTTGCTTCCAGTATCTCTTTGTATTCCGCTTCGCTCGCGGTCGGAATGGGCTCATCGGAGGTTTTATTTTTAGACAATGACCCGGAAAGATTGAAGATCGCCGACTCACTTGGAGCCACTGCAGTTTCTTATTCTACGCTTCCCAAATCCTGGGAAAAGAAATTTCCTTTGATCGCGGATTGTCACGGGCTTAAGGAAGGATTGGATTTTTCTCTAAGATCCCTCTCCACGGAGGGAATCTACGGCTCCGCTTCCATATTCTGGACCAATAAATTAGAGATTCCTTATTTAGAATTGTATAATACTGGATCGACTCTTAAAATCGGTAGAGTGGATTCTCGGGAACACATCCCTAAGATTCTCAATAAAATATCCGAAAAAAAGATCGAACCCGAAAAAGTGGTCACCCAAACCTGCAGTTTTGAAGAAGCGATCGACGCCTGGATGGAACCCGCCGTCAAATTGGTCGTAAAAATGGACTCATAA
- a CDS encoding transketolase family protein has translation MGAPSTSTATEKATRDGYGDALHELGASRPDVVVLDADLSGSTKTNKFAKAYPDRFFNVGVAEQNLVGHAAGLALSGLTPFASSFAMFLSGRAWEIVRNSVVYPFLNVKLVASHGGVTVGEDGASHQCIEDFAIMRAIPEMTVICPSDYNECKQIIHAIADYKGPVYVRVGRPNVPVIERENYQFVIGKAEVMREGKDVLIIANGVIVNEAMKAVEELSKEGINATLLNMATIKPIDKEAILKYAKECGTVVTCEEHNVIGGLGSAVSEFLSEEYPIHVLKVGMKDQFGKSGTWKELLDYFGLRSKNIVETAKKAIQLKG, from the coding sequence ATGGGAGCTCCGAGTACATCCACTGCTACAGAAAAAGCAACCCGTGACGGATACGGGGACGCATTGCATGAACTGGGGGCTTCTCGTCCGGACGTAGTCGTCTTGGATGCCGATCTTTCTGGATCCACAAAGACCAATAAATTTGCAAAAGCCTATCCGGATCGTTTTTTTAACGTAGGGGTCGCCGAGCAGAATTTAGTCGGTCACGCGGCTGGTTTGGCTCTTTCGGGACTCACACCGTTTGCCTCGTCCTTTGCCATGTTTCTTTCCGGGAGAGCTTGGGAAATCGTAAGAAACAGCGTCGTTTATCCGTTCTTAAACGTAAAATTGGTAGCTTCTCACGGTGGAGTTACCGTCGGAGAAGACGGTGCATCTCACCAGTGTATCGAAGACTTTGCGATCATGAGAGCGATTCCGGAGATGACAGTGATCTGTCCATCGGATTACAACGAATGCAAACAAATCATTCATGCGATCGCGGATTACAAAGGTCCTGTTTATGTTCGAGTAGGACGTCCGAATGTTCCAGTGATCGAAAGAGAAAACTATCAATTTGTGATCGGTAAGGCCGAAGTGATGAGAGAAGGAAAAGACGTCCTGATCATCGCAAACGGTGTGATCGTAAACGAAGCGATGAAAGCCGTGGAAGAACTTTCCAAAGAAGGAATCAACGCGACCCTTCTGAACATGGCTACTATCAAACCGATCGACAAAGAAGCAATTTTAAAATACGCAAAAGAATGCGGAACCGTGGTTACTTGCGAAGAGCACAACGTGATCGGCGGACTCGGATCCGCGGTGAGCGAATTTTTATCGGAAGAATACCCGATTCATGTTTTAAAAGTCGGGATGAAGGATCAGTTTGGAAAATCGGGAACTTGGAAGGAACTTCTGGATTATTTCGGACTTCGTTCCAAAAACATTGTTGAGACGGCAAAAAAAGCGATTCAACTGAAAGGATAA
- a CDS encoding ATP-dependent Clp protease adaptor ClpS, with the protein MASTQTPDLNEITEDSTKSTGGPWRVVLWDDNEHTYEYVIEMLMEICTMTIEKAFLHAVQVDQEKRTVVFSGEFEHAEHVQERILTYGADPRMSNSKGSMSATLEK; encoded by the coding sequence ATGGCGAGCACACAAACTCCTGACCTGAATGAAATCACCGAGGATTCCACAAAATCTACCGGGGGGCCTTGGCGGGTGGTTCTTTGGGACGATAATGAACATACTTATGAATACGTGATTGAGATGTTGATGGAAATCTGTACGATGACCATCGAAAAAGCGTTTTTGCATGCCGTCCAAGTCGATCAGGAAAAAAGAACCGTCGTCTTTTCGGGAGAATTCGAACACGCGGAACACGTCCAAGAACGGATTCTTACCTATGGAGCGGATCCCAGAATGTCCAACTCCAAGGGTTCGATGAGCGCAACTTTAGAGAAATAA
- a CDS encoding crotonase/enoyl-CoA hydratase family protein, producing the protein MSDLVLTEKKGPILHIVFNRPEERNAFNVDMLYALSRAYDQMEADPEVRVGLVYANGKHFTLGLDLKNVAEFLKRERAFPLPPESINPWGTTENRTRTKPVVCAAHGMCITLGIELLLASDIRIAAKRTVFAQVEVQRGIFPFGGGTMRWPAQCGWGNAMKYILTGDPFEADEAYRIGLIQEVVEKDQLIQRGIELAEKIAAQAPLGVYATLKSSLESVALGESVAAKNLFPQLLALMDSEDAKEGLLSFVEKRSAVFHGK; encoded by the coding sequence ATGTCAGACCTCGTTCTCACAGAAAAAAAAGGACCGATCCTTCATATCGTCTTTAACAGACCGGAGGAAAGAAACGCATTTAACGTGGATATGCTCTACGCGCTCAGCAGAGCTTACGATCAAATGGAAGCGGACCCAGAAGTGCGAGTCGGTTTAGTCTATGCAAACGGCAAACATTTCACACTCGGTTTGGATCTGAAGAATGTGGCGGAATTTTTAAAACGGGAAAGAGCTTTTCCTCTTCCACCCGAAAGTATCAATCCTTGGGGAACAACAGAAAATCGAACCCGAACTAAACCGGTCGTCTGTGCTGCACACGGAATGTGTATCACTTTAGGAATCGAACTTTTACTCGCGAGCGATATCCGAATCGCCGCAAAACGCACCGTTTTTGCACAGGTGGAAGTTCAAAGAGGGATTTTCCCGTTCGGCGGAGGAACTATGCGCTGGCCTGCTCAATGCGGTTGGGGAAACGCGATGAAATACATTCTTACGGGTGATCCGTTTGAAGCGGATGAAGCCTATCGTATCGGTTTGATCCAGGAAGTCGTGGAAAAAGACCAACTGATCCAAAGAGGAATCGAACTTGCCGAAAAAATTGCGGCTCAGGCTCCTCTTGGGGTGTATGCAACATTAAAATCCTCTCTCGAATCGGTTGCGTTAGGCGAATCTGTAGCAGCCAAAAATCTGTTTCCCCAACTCTTGGCACTCATGGATTCGGAAGACGCAAAAGAAGGTCTCTTATCCTTTGTCGAAAAAAGATCGGCTGTTTTTCATGGGAAATAG
- a CDS encoding TetR/AcrR family transcriptional regulator → MGQNQEKQSNPYDRLMTSALDLFYHRGYSGTSTNQLIADSGTHKASFYRYFQSKEEIALEYLKLQGENFENGLQRIMDRSATWEEFIQIWNGLLLKQVKSGKFIGCPVARFLNSVDEKNEEFELVADKILQGWIKILESYFGSEKKKGNLGPFVDSLAAAKKILKLFQGSAQLYRITGKNEYFQELKSEMMEVLVGKS, encoded by the coding sequence ATGGGTCAGAATCAAGAAAAACAAAGCAATCCGTATGATCGATTGATGACCTCTGCCCTGGATCTTTTTTATCATAGGGGATATTCCGGAACTTCCACAAATCAATTGATTGCCGATTCCGGAACTCATAAGGCAAGTTTTTATCGTTATTTTCAATCCAAGGAAGAAATTGCCTTAGAGTATCTCAAATTACAAGGAGAGAATTTTGAGAATGGCCTTCAGAGAATAATGGATCGCTCTGCGACTTGGGAAGAATTTATCCAAATCTGGAACGGTCTTTTGTTAAAACAGGTCAAGAGCGGAAAATTCATCGGCTGTCCGGTTGCTCGTTTTCTAAACAGTGTGGATGAAAAAAACGAAGAATTTGAATTGGTTGCGGATAAGATTCTGCAAGGTTGGATCAAAATTCTGGAATCCTATTTCGGATCCGAAAAGAAAAAAGGAAACTTGGGTCCTTTCGTTGATTCTCTTGCAGCTGCCAAAAAGATCCTGAAGTTATTTCAAGGAAGCGCTCAACTGTATCGAATCACCGGAAAAAACGAATACTTTCAGGAACTCAAATCGGAGATGATGGAGGTTTTGGTCGGTAAAAGTTGA